CATTTTTTGCGGTAATTGGGCTATGGCCCACACCAAAAAAGATGTCGAAAACTGGGAAGCCAATGTCAATCAATCTGGTTTCCTTGGGCATGAGCAGCAGTGGATGAATCAACTGTTTCGCCAGCTGGGTTATTCCGATGCGTTTCGCTTGGCGGTGGGTGAAGGCGGCGAGTTCTCCTGGTGGCCATCAGGTAAAATCGGTGAAGGTGATGGCTGGCGCACCGACTATCAGGTTATTTCAGAAGCGCTTTCCAAAAAAGTGGAGTACGCAGCCATGTACAAAACCCGCCACTTCTCCAGCCATCTGCCCGTAATCGTTGATTACGATATTGATGATTTGTAGCTAACCGGGTTGAGCCCGGTTAGGGTCTGACGCTGTGAGCTTCGTTTATCTCTCAGCCAATTCTTGCTTGGCCAGAGTCGCGGCCTGCAGTACTTGATTCGGGGCTGTGCCACCTATGTGGTTACGCGCAGCGACGGAACCTTCCAGTGTAAGCACATCGAATACATCCTGTTCAATTTCGCTTGAGAATTGTTGCAGTTCCGCAAGCGTCATTTCAGACAGATCGCGCCCTTGCTCGATACCGAAAGCCACGGACTTGCCGACAATCTCATGGGAATCGCGAAACGCAATACCTTTACGCACCAGATAGTCGGCGAGATCGGTGGCGGTTGAAAAGCCGCGCTTGGCCGCTTCATACATGGCTTCTTTATTGGGTTTGAGCGCGGGGATCATATCGGCAAACGCACGCAGGCAATCTTTAACGGTGTCGGCGGTATCGAACAACGGCTCTTTGTCTTCCTGATTGTCTTTGTTGTAGGCCAGGGGTTGCGATTTCATCAGCGTAAGCAGACTAATCAGATGGCCATTAACTCGGCCGGTTTTGCCGCGCACCAGCTCGGGCACATCGGGGTTTTTCTTTTGCGGCATTATGGATGAGCCTGTGCAGAAGCGATCGGGTAGATGAATGAAATTAAATTGTGCCGAGGTCCACAACACCAGTTCTTCACTGGCACGGGACAGATGCGTCATCAGCAGTGCTGCGAAACTGGCAAATTCGATGGCAAAGTCACGGTCAGAAACAGAATCGAGTGAATTGCGGGTAGGCTGGGTAAAGCCTAACAGTGTGGCGGTTTGTTCGCGATCAATGGGGTAGGTGGTACCCGCTAGGGCTGCAGCACCCAATGGTGATTGGTTGAGGCGTTTACGGCACCCCATAAGACGACCATAATCGCGATTTAACATTTCATACCAGGCCAGCAGATGATGCCCAAAGGTGACAGGCTGAGCCGTTTGCAAATGAGTAAAGCCTGGCATGATGGTCGCGGATTCGCGCACAGCAAGCTCCACCAAACCTTGCTGCAGGCGGGTAAGTTCTGCAGCGATGTTGTCAATTTCATCGCGCAGGTAAAGGCGAATATCGGTGGCCACCTGATCGTTTCGGGAGCGACCGGTATGAAGTTTTTTACCGGTGATGCCAATGCGTTTGGTTAGCTCGGCTTCGATGTTCATGTGAACATCTTCGAGGCTCACTGACCACGAGAACCGGCCGGCTTCGATGTCGTTGCGAATGCTTTCCAGGCCATCGATAATCGCGGTTTTTTCTTCGTCACTGAGCACGCCAACCGAGGCAAGCATGGTGGCATGAGCGATTGAGCCGTTGATATCCTGATGGTACATGCGCTGATCAAAAGTTACCGACGCCGTGAAACGTTCCACAAAAGCATCGGTGGGTTCACTGAAGCGCCCGCCCCAGGGTTTTACAGAATTGTCATCGTGGCTCATAGTTAGACCTAGTGAGAGTTTTTACCCGGAACCAAGAGGCACTGGGTGAATTGGCATTCGTCGGTTAAATTTTTGACCGCGCATTATACCCGAGCAGGCATCACCGTTGGCACCAGGCAAGCAAAATAACGACAACACCGCAGCCACAGACGCAATCGATTTTCTGCCAGATCTGTGCAGTGTTCAGAGTGTGTTGGGGCTAATCATCGTCAGTGAATTGCTGGTGATGGCGCTCATTGTATCTGCAGGCTCTCTGACGGGTTTTGACTGGACCCAGTTTGGTATGACTTCCATGTTGGTGCTCTGGATCGTGTTGTCGAGCGCGGGCTCATTGTGTCGCCTGCGCCGCATTTTGATTGTTGTGCCGCCCATTGTCGCCGGAATATTGAGTTATATGCTCACCCTGTTGATCACCCTTTTCTTTTCTGTGTTGTATTTTAAATACATCGACGAACGCCCCCTGCGGTTTGACGCAGTACTAGGGAATTTGCTGGTTGCGGCGGTTATCTCAGGGGTGGCTTTGCGCTATCTGTATTTGCAGCAACAACTGCGTAATCAACAAAAGGCCGAAATGATGGCCCGCATCCAGGCCTTGCAGTCACGCATTCGCCCCCACTTTCTCTTTAATAGCATGAATTCCATAGCGAGTTTGATTGGCATCGACCCTCCCGCTGCGGAGCGTATGGTCATCGATCTTTCGCGTTTGTTTCGCGCCAGTTTAAAGCAGGCCGGGCTTACCGCGCTGAGTGAGGAAATTGCTCTGTGCGAGAGTTATATCGACATTGAGCAAATTCGCATGGGCGAGCGACTGCGCGTTGAGTGGCATTATCTCCACAATGATCAAGCGACCAATCGCGACGATGAAGCCCTGCGGCATGCCTCGGTTCCCAGTTTTTTAATTCAACCTCTGGTGGAAAATGCGATTTACCACGGTATTCAGCCGATACCTGAGGGCGGTACCATAGCGATTAGCATCGCCATTAATAATAATCGTGTCGCGGTAAGCATTCGCAACCCGGTGCTGTCACGGGAGCAATTCACCCACCATCGCCACATCGCCGACAACAATGGCATGGCGCTCGAAAATATCAGGCACCGATTAGTCGCCTATTATGAAAATAGAGCTGAGCTGAAAGTTGAAAATTTACCCGGTGAATTTGCCGTGCATTTGCGTTTCCCCGCGAAACCGCGCCATTAAAGTCACGCCCCTAAAGAGGAAAGGTTTGCTATGCACATGTTAATAGTTGATGACGAACCCCTGGCCCGTCAGCGTCTAAAGCGCATGATCGAAAATATGGAGGGTTATGAGGTGGTGGGCGAAGCTGGCAACGGTACTGAAGCTGTTGCGGCCGTCGACAAGTTCGACCCCGATGTGGTTTTGTTGGACGTGCGTATGCCCGGTGAAGATGGCTTGGAGG
The DNA window shown above is from Alteromonadaceae bacterium 2753L.S.0a.02 and carries:
- a CDS encoding two-component system sensor histidine kinase AlgZ gives rise to the protein MAPGKQNNDNTAATDAIDFLPDLCSVQSVLGLIIVSELLVMALIVSAGSLTGFDWTQFGMTSMLVLWIVLSSAGSLCRLRRILIVVPPIVAGILSYMLTLLITLFFSVLYFKYIDERPLRFDAVLGNLLVAAVISGVALRYLYLQQQLRNQQKAEMMARIQALQSRIRPHFLFNSMNSIASLIGIDPPAAERMVIDLSRLFRASLKQAGLTALSEEIALCESYIDIEQIRMGERLRVEWHYLHNDQATNRDDEALRHASVPSFLIQPLVENAIYHGIQPIPEGGTIAISIAINNNRVAVSIRNPVLSREQFTHHRHIADNNGMALENIRHRLVAYYENRAELKVENLPGEFAVHLRFPAKPRH
- a CDS encoding argininosuccinate lyase, coding for MSHDDNSVKPWGGRFSEPTDAFVERFTASVTFDQRMYHQDINGSIAHATMLASVGVLSDEEKTAIIDGLESIRNDIEAGRFSWSVSLEDVHMNIEAELTKRIGITGKKLHTGRSRNDQVATDIRLYLRDEIDNIAAELTRLQQGLVELAVRESATIMPGFTHLQTAQPVTFGHHLLAWYEMLNRDYGRLMGCRKRLNQSPLGAAALAGTTYPIDREQTATLLGFTQPTRNSLDSVSDRDFAIEFASFAALLMTHLSRASEELVLWTSAQFNFIHLPDRFCTGSSIMPQKKNPDVPELVRGKTGRVNGHLISLLTLMKSQPLAYNKDNQEDKEPLFDTADTVKDCLRAFADMIPALKPNKEAMYEAAKRGFSTATDLADYLVRKGIAFRDSHEIVGKSVAFGIEQGRDLSEMTLAELQQFSSEIEQDVFDVLTLEGSVAARNHIGGTAPNQVLQAATLAKQELAER